The nucleotide sequence TCAAATTCAGTAAAAATGATAGTATCTCCAATGACTAATTGCGAAATATGTTCCGAAGTAGCCATACCACCAAAAACTTTTGCTAAATGCAAAGTAACAGTTTTATTTAAAACAGTAGTGTTAAGATCGTCTAAATTTAATCCTCGCTCTAAACCTCTATTGATATAATACCTATCTCCTCCATTGTCATGAAATACGATATCATTACTAGAACCTTCAGTAATTTTGATAATAGTGGTAGTTACAACAACACTATCATCTAATGTAATATTACTAACAATACAAGATCTTACAACCAAAAAAACAGTAAACAAAGAAAAAAGTAATATGACAATAATAACTTTTTTCATAGTATTAATAGTATAACTGGTCAGTCTTTAAGTTTAAAAAACGTTGAGTTGCAATATATGTGCTAATCCAAGTAATTAAAATCCCAATTAAAAATACACCAATAAACAAGCTAACAAGTAGTAACTCATTTCTAAGTAATTTTAACTCTGGAAACGTCTTGTTTACGTAATACAATACAATTGCCATTCCTATTAATGCTAGAACAGCACCAATTATTCCCAGTTTAACACTACGCCATACAAATGGACGTCTTATAAATTGTTTGGTAGCTCCAACCATTTGCATGGTTTTAATAGTAAACCGTTTTGAATATACAGCTAATCTAATAGAACTATTAATAAGTAACACCGCAATAAGTGTAAATAAGGCACTAATAATTAACACCCAAAAACTAATGCGTTTAACGTTGCTATTCATCATTGATACTAAATCTTTATCGTAACGCACATCGTCCACAAATTTCTTGGTTAGCGTTGCTTGCGAAATACTATCTAATCGTTGCTCGGTGACAAAATCTGCTTTTAAATTAACTTCAATGGAGTTTTGTAAAGGATTATGGCCAATGTCATCCAAAAAATCTTCACCATATTCGCCTTTCATAAAATCTGCAGCGTCTTCTTTAGACAAATATTTAGTTTCTTTTACATAATTTGCAAGCGTTAAACTCTTTTCTAGTTGATTTATTTCAACCTCTTTAGCAGTATCATTTAAGTAAATGGTCATCACGACACGCTCTTTAAAATTATCCGAAATAGTTTTAGCGTTCAAGACCAACATGCCTAACAATCCTAATAAAAACAACACCAAAGCAATACTAATGACTACTGAGAAATATGAAGATATTAACCGACGTTTTTGATGTTTTTCAAATGCTGAACTCATAAAGTTTTTCTTGTTAGCGTAAAAATATAAAAGTATCTTTAATCTATAATTATAATAACTAAAACATATGAACATTGTTGTTGTAGGTGCTGGTGGTGTTGGAGGATATTTTGGGGGAAAATTAGCACAAGCTGAATTTAATGTTACTTTTATTGTTAGAGGTAAAACACTTCAAGCTATAAAAGGTAATGGATTAAAAGTAAAAAGTGTTAATGGTGATTTTGTGGTGCATCCTAAAGTTACTGATGACGTTTCGACCATACAAAATCCAGATGTAGTCATTCTTGGTGTAAAGTCTTGGCAAATTGAGGCTATAGCCAAAGGGCTTAAAGATGTTATTACTAAGAATACGATGGTATTGCCATTGCAAAATGGCGCTGATAATGCCGATAGATTACGAAATATACTTCCGCAAGAAAACGTACTTGCAGGACTGTGTAAAATAGTGAGTAAAATTGAAGCGCCAGGTGTTATTAATCACTTTGCTTTTGAACCGGAAATTGTTTTTGGTGAATATGATAGTAAGCTCACATCTAGAGTAAAAAAAGTGAAATCAGCTTTTGATAAAGCAGGGTTTAAAAGCACTATTTCAGAAAACATCCAATTAGATATTTGGAAAAAGTTTCTTTTTATTACAACAATAAGTGGTATTGGAGCTATCACACGCGTGGTTTATGGAGAGATTAGAAAGGATGATTATTTAAGACAAATTATGTATCAAACAGCTAATGAAATTGTAGCAATAGCGAATGCAAAAGGGATTGCGTTAACCAATAATGATATTGAAATGACGTTAAAAATTATAGATAATTTTAATCATGGGACCACAGCATCTATGCAACGAGATTTTATGGCTGGACGCCCAAGTGAACTAGAAAATTTTAATGGCTATATCGTAAAACAAGGAAAAGAACTTCATCTTTTAACTCCAGCAAACTCATTTATATATCATTGTTTATTACCACAGGAAAGAAAAGCTCGAGGACTAAGTTAGTTTTGCTTTAGGGGTTTTCTACTTATTAAATAAACGCCAGAAACGACAAGTAAACAGCTTAATATTTTTACTAAATTAATGTCTTGTGCATACTCTTCGTGCATCAAAATATATGCATAAATACTTACCATTATAAAGCTAACAGCTGGCTGTAAATACACATAGCTTCCAGTAACCGAAGGCGATACATAGTTTAACGCATAAATATTAAATAAGTAAGCTAAAAAGGTGGTGAAAACAACCACAAAACTAACAGCTAAGTATGTGTTTAAATCAAAAGAGGAAAAATCAGTAGCAAGAAAATCCCCTATTCCAAATGGAAACATAAACACAAACCCAAATAAAAACACCCAACTAATCACATTTAATGCATTGTATTTTTTCATCATTGGTTTTACAATAACTAAGTATAAAGCATAGGAACAAGCATTGATAAAAACAAACAAGTTTCCTAATGTAGAACTCGTTCCAGCAGCACTTTTACCATACCAAATTAGTAAGACAGCTCCAATACCACCAACGGTGATGCCTATAAGTTTGTTTTTAGTTATTTTTTCTTTCAGAATTAAGGCACTAAACACTAAAACCATCACAGGAATCGAGGTTATAATAATGGAAGCGTCGATTGGTGAGGTTAAATTTAAACCATGAAAAAATAATAATTGATTGGTAGCAACTCCAAGCAAGCCACAAAGCGCTAATCTAAAAATATCTTTTTTGTCAATACGTTCTTTAATAAATGATTTTATGACCCAGAAAAGAATTCCAGCTCCAATAATTCTTAAAAAAACAAATGCCGAAGGGCCAATTTTATTTGGCATAATGCCTTTGGCTATAATATAGTTTGCTCCATATATAACATTAGCCCCAAGTAATGCTAAATGGGCTTTAAAAAGATTGCTTTTCAATAGTCTTTATTTTGATAATGGTTATAAATATCGCTCTTTAATAATTTTAAAATGTCTTAGCTCATGGCCAGCAATATGATAGGCTAATGCCCTAACTGTTCTTTTGTTAATAATGCTTCCATCTGTGTCTATTCCAGAACCACTTCTTAAAAAACTATCTTCAGGTAAATAATTAAAAAGAGTTAAAGTTGCTTTTCTTACAGATTCATATTCTTCAAAAATACTATCTAAACTTCGTTCATTAGCTTTCGAATAAATAGCATAATTGTTTTCTTCAAAACCATGCAAAGGAGTATCGTCATTCCTTGCATATCTTAAAGCACGATAAGTAAAAATTCGTTCGTCGTCAATTAGATGAACTAAAATTTCTTTAATCGTCCACTTATTGTCTGCATATCTAAAGTAGAGCTTTTCTTCAGGCAATTTATATATAAAGCTTTTAATTGTTAAAAAATTTTGCCACAGTTGGTCAAGTATGTTTTCGTCGTCTTGTAATAAATCCATGTAAATATGTGAATATTTTGGATATTCTGACGGTTTAGGTTTTTTAATAGTTCTCATTTTAAATTATATGTATTCGCCCATTTTTTGGACCACTTACCTAAGGGTTCAATTAAGTTAAATAACTCTTTCCCTTGACTAGTTAATACATAGCCATTAATTGTTCTTTCCAAAAAACCAGCAAGAGTTAATTCTTTTATTCTTTTATTTAAAGTTGTAGGGGAGATATTTTCGCAATAAGCTTGTAATGCTCTAAAAGTACTTGGGCCATTATTTAAATGCCAAATAACACCCATTGACCAGTTTCTACCTAACAAATCAAAAATCACCATTATTGGCTGACCTGTTTTCGATCCTCTTACTGGTTTTCCAGGGGTTGGCTGTGATTTATTATTCATGATGCTACATTTAAAGTAGCAATGTTACATAATATGTAGCGTCTTACAAAATAATAATTACTAATTTTCTTAAAGGTTTTACTGTTTTCTTTATTAACCGTAAATTTGCGCTTTTAATTACGGAAAGCAATACGATGAAATACCATTTCAACGAGATAGAAGCCAAATGGCAAAAATATTGGGCAGACAACCAAACGTTTAAAGCGGAAAACAAGTCAGAAAAGCCAAAATATTATGTGTTAGATATGTTCCCTTATCCATCTGGAGCAGGATTGCATGTTGGACATCCATTAGGGTATATTGCTAGTGACATTTATGCACGTTACAAACGTCATAAAGGGTTTAATGTGCTGCATCCTCAAGGGTATGATAGTTTCGGGTTGCCTGCAGAACAGTATGCCATTCAAACTGGCCAACATCCAGCAATTACTGCCGAAGAAAACATCAAAACCTATCGTCGTCAGTTAGACCAAATTGGTTTTTCATTCGATTGGTCTCGTGAAGTCAGAACGTCTGACCCAAGTTATTACAAATGGACGCAGTGGATTTTCATTCGACTGTTTAATTCTTGGTATAATAACGATTCTGATAAAGCTGAAAACATATCAGAACTGATTAAAGTTTTTGAAGCTGAAGGAAACGCAAATGTCAATGCTAAATGTGATGATGATGTAGAAATATTTACAGCGGATGAATGGAACAATTATTCATCAGAACAACAACAAGAAATTTTACTAAAATACAGATTAACCTATTTAGCTGAAACCGAAGTAAACTGGTGTCCTGCCTTAGGAACAGTGCTAGCCAATGACGAAATTGTCAATGGTGTGTCTGAGCGTGGAGGACATCCAGTTATTAGGAAAAAAATGACACAATGGAGTATGCGTATTTCTGCTTATGCTGAACGTTTGCTTCAAGGGTTGGACACCATTGATTGGCCAGAACCACTAAAAGAAATCCAACGCAATTGGATTGGAAAATCGGTTGGTGCTTCGGTTACTTTTAATGTATTGCCAAATGTCACCCTGAGCGCAGTCGAAGGGTCTCATCAAATTTCTGTATTTACAACACGTCCTGATACCATTTTTGGTGTGTCTTTTATGACCTTAGCTCCAGAACATGAACTAGTGTCAAAAATCACTACACCAGAACAAAAAGCTGAGGTTGAGGCTTATATTGAAGCAACTGCAAAACGTAGTGAACGTGATAGAATGGCAGATGTAAAAACCATTTCCGGTGCGTTTACAGGAGCTTATGCTGAGCATCCTTTTACCAAAGAACCAATTCCCATTTGGATTGGCGATTACGTGTTAGCTGGTTATGGGACAGGAGCAGTTATGTCAGTACCTTGTGGTGACCAACGTGATTACGATTTTGCTAAACACTTTAATATTCCTATTCCTAATATTTTTGAAGGTGTAGATATTTCTAAAGAAGCCTTTGCAGATAAAGACAATACCATTATTGCAAATAGTGATTTTTTAAATGGGTTGACGTATAAAAAAGCTGTAAAAACAGCTATTTATGAATTAGAAAAACTAGGTCAAGGCGAAGGAAAGACCAATTACAGATTGCGTGATGCAGTGTTTTCTCGTCAGCGTTATTGGGGAGAGCCATTCCCTGTGTATTACGTCAATGGTATGCCACAAATGATTGATGTTGAGTATTTACCAATCACTTTACCAGAAGTAGAAAAATATTTACCAACCGAAACGGGTGAACCACCTTTAGGAAACGCCACACATTGGGCTTGGGATACAAAAAATAATAAAGTAGTCTCAAATGACCTTGTCACCCTGAGCGCAGTCGAAGGGTCTCATAATGGCGTCTATCCTCTTGAATTAAACACAATGCCTGGTTGGGCAGGAAGCTCACAGTATTTTAATCGTTATATGGATCCTCAAAATGATGAGGAAATATTCTCTCAAGATGCCATTAACTATTGGCAGCAAGTCGATCTATATATAGGAGGAAGCGAACATGCCACAGGACATTTATTATACTCCCGTTTCTGGCAAAAGTTTATGTTTGATTTGGGTCTAGTACCTCATGATGAGTTTGCTAAAAAATTGATTAACCAAGGAATGATTTTGGGGACTAGTGCTTTTGTATATCGAGCTTTACTACAAATTAACCAATCTGATAATAACATTTATGACAGCAAGGAAGTTCAGGAGTTTTGCTCAAAATTGATTCTGAATAATGCGATTTTTATTTCTGAATCAAAGGTCGATAGCTTTGAATCTTCGAATATTTATCAAAATAAAATTGATTTTGTTCAAAAGGCAATATTAGAGAATTTCCCAGGATCAGAACATGTAAATGTTGAATATGTTATTAATCAAATTCATGCAGATGTAAATATTGTTAACTCGTCAGATGAATTAGATGTTAATGCTTTTAAAAAGCACCCGTTGAATCAGGATTTTAAGGATGCAGAATTCATTTATGAAGATGATGGAACTTTCAAGGTAAAACGCGACGTCGAAAAAATGTCCAAATCTAAATACAACGTGGTCAATCCAGATCAAATTTGTATCGATTATGGAGCAGACAGCTTGCGTCTGTATGAAATGTTTCTTGGGCCATTAGAGCAATACAAACCTTGGAATACGGCTGGAATTACAGGCGTGCATAGTTTCCTTAAAAAATTATGGAAGTTGTATAATGACGACAATGGTTTTAAAGTTACAGACGTTGCACCAACTAAAGACACCCTAAAAACATTACATAAAACCATAAAGAAAGTAGAAGAAGATATTGAAAATTTCTCTTTTAATACATCAGTCTCTACCTTTATGATTGCATGTAATGAGCTCACTGCTCAAAAGTGTACAAGCAAACAAATTTTAGAACCGTTATTGGTGTTAATCTCACCTTATGCACCTCATATCGCTGAGGAATTATGGAATCAGTTAGGTCATGACAAATCGATTTCAACAGCAGATTTTCCAAAATTTGATGAAAGTCATTTGGTAGAAAGTACTAAAAATTATCCAATTTCGTTTAATGGTAAAATGCGTTTCACATTAGAGCTATCATTAGATTTAAGTAAAGATGACATTGAAAAAGCTGTATTGGCAAACGACAAAACTAAAGAGCAATTACAAGGTCGAGAACCTAAAAAAGTAATTGTAGTTCCTGGTAAAATTGTGAATATTGTTGGCTAACGAATAAAAAACTCTCCTCCTTTTTAAGGAGAAGTGGCTTCATTTCTGTGAAACGAAATGAAGACGAGGTGGTTGATAACCCTTCCGTCACTATGTGACACCTTCCCTTTTCAAGGGAAGGAAAACTAAGTATAGACTGACAAAATTTCTTAACGAAAATTTGGCTTATTTTTTGCTAGGGATATACTACATTTACATTAATAAATTTAGAAACAAATGTTTGGATATTATATATTAATTGGAGCGATTGCTCTTGTAAGTTGGTTAGTAAGTAATCAATTAAAGAAAAAATTTGCATACTACTCAAAAGTACAATTACGTAATGGTATGACTGGTAAAGAAATTGCTGAGAAAATGCTGGCAGATAATGGTATTTTTGATGTCGAGGTTATTTCGGTTGCTGGTCAATTGACAGATCATTACAATCCTAAAAATAAAACAGTAAACTTAAGTGAAGCTGTTTACAATCAGTGTAATGCTGCGGCAGCTGCAGTAGCTGCTCACGAATGTGGTCATGCTGTACAACATGCGAAAGCCTATAGTGCTTTAGGAATGCGATCAGCTTTAGTACCAATTGTTAGTGTAACTTCTGGGATGTCACAATGGTTAGTTATTGGTGGACTTGTTTTAGGAGGCGCTGCTGGAATAGGATTAGGATGGTGGGTTGCTGTGGCTGGAGTTGTGTTTATGGGTTTTGCAACCTTATTTAGCTTTATCACACTTCCTGTAGAATACGATGCTAGTAATAGAGCTTTAGCATGGTTAAAGAACAAAAACATGGTCTCTCAAGAAGAGTATAAAGGGTCGGAAGATGCACTTAAATGG is from Pontimicrobium sp. SW4 and encodes:
- a CDS encoding DMT family transporter; protein product: MKSNLFKAHLALLGANVIYGANYIIAKGIMPNKIGPSAFVFLRIIGAGILFWVIKSFIKERIDKKDIFRLALCGLLGVATNQLLFFHGLNLTSPIDASIIITSIPVMVLVFSALILKEKITKNKLIGITVGGIGAVLLIWYGKSAAGTSSTLGNLFVFINACSYALYLVIVKPMMKKYNALNVISWVFLFGFVFMFPFGIGDFLATDFSSFDLNTYLAVSFVVVFTTFLAYLFNIYALNYVSPSVTGSYVYLQPAVSFIMVSIYAYILMHEEYAQDINLVKILSCLLVVSGVYLISRKPLKQN
- a CDS encoding helix-turn-helix domain-containing protein, which codes for MNNKSQPTPGKPVRGSKTGQPIMVIFDLLGRNWSMGVIWHLNNGPSTFRALQAYCENISPTTLNKRIKELTLAGFLERTINGYVLTSQGKELFNLIEPLGKWSKKWANTYNLK
- a CDS encoding DinB family protein, with protein sequence MRTIKKPKPSEYPKYSHIYMDLLQDDENILDQLWQNFLTIKSFIYKLPEEKLYFRYADNKWTIKEILVHLIDDERIFTYRALRYARNDDTPLHGFEENNYAIYSKANERSLDSIFEEYESVRKATLTLFNYLPEDSFLRSGSGIDTDGSIINKRTVRALAYHIAGHELRHFKIIKERYL
- a CDS encoding class I tRNA ligase family protein, yielding MKYHFNEIEAKWQKYWADNQTFKAENKSEKPKYYVLDMFPYPSGAGLHVGHPLGYIASDIYARYKRHKGFNVLHPQGYDSFGLPAEQYAIQTGQHPAITAEENIKTYRRQLDQIGFSFDWSREVRTSDPSYYKWTQWIFIRLFNSWYNNDSDKAENISELIKVFEAEGNANVNAKCDDDVEIFTADEWNNYSSEQQQEILLKYRLTYLAETEVNWCPALGTVLANDEIVNGVSERGGHPVIRKKMTQWSMRISAYAERLLQGLDTIDWPEPLKEIQRNWIGKSVGASVTFNVLPNVTLSAVEGSHQISVFTTRPDTIFGVSFMTLAPEHELVSKITTPEQKAEVEAYIEATAKRSERDRMADVKTISGAFTGAYAEHPFTKEPIPIWIGDYVLAGYGTGAVMSVPCGDQRDYDFAKHFNIPIPNIFEGVDISKEAFADKDNTIIANSDFLNGLTYKKAVKTAIYELEKLGQGEGKTNYRLRDAVFSRQRYWGEPFPVYYVNGMPQMIDVEYLPITLPEVEKYLPTETGEPPLGNATHWAWDTKNNKVVSNDLVTLSAVEGSHNGVYPLELNTMPGWAGSSQYFNRYMDPQNDEEIFSQDAINYWQQVDLYIGGSEHATGHLLYSRFWQKFMFDLGLVPHDEFAKKLINQGMILGTSAFVYRALLQINQSDNNIYDSKEVQEFCSKLILNNAIFISESKVDSFESSNIYQNKIDFVQKAILENFPGSEHVNVEYVINQIHADVNIVNSSDELDVNAFKKHPLNQDFKDAEFIYEDDGTFKVKRDVEKMSKSKYNVVNPDQICIDYGADSLRLYEMFLGPLEQYKPWNTAGITGVHSFLKKLWKLYNDDNGFKVTDVAPTKDTLKTLHKTIKKVEEDIENFSFNTSVSTFMIACNELTAQKCTSKQILEPLLVLISPYAPHIAEELWNQLGHDKSISTADFPKFDESHLVESTKNYPISFNGKMRFTLELSLDLSKDDIEKAVLANDKTKEQLQGREPKKVIVVPGKIVNIVG
- a CDS encoding permease-like cell division protein FtsX — its product is MSSAFEKHQKRRLISSYFSVVISIALVLFLLGLLGMLVLNAKTISDNFKERVVMTIYLNDTAKEVEINQLEKSLTLANYVKETKYLSKEDAADFMKGEYGEDFLDDIGHNPLQNSIEVNLKADFVTEQRLDSISQATLTKKFVDDVRYDKDLVSMMNSNVKRISFWVLIISALFTLIAVLLINSSIRLAVYSKRFTIKTMQMVGATKQFIRRPFVWRSVKLGIIGAVLALIGMAIVLYYVNKTFPELKLLRNELLLVSLFIGVFLIGILITWISTYIATQRFLNLKTDQLYY
- a CDS encoding zinc metallopeptidase, which produces MFGYYILIGAIALVSWLVSNQLKKKFAYYSKVQLRNGMTGKEIAEKMLADNGIFDVEVISVAGQLTDHYNPKNKTVNLSEAVYNQCNAAAAAVAAHECGHAVQHAKAYSALGMRSALVPIVSVTSGMSQWLVIGGLVLGGAAGIGLGWWVAVAGVVFMGFATLFSFITLPVEYDASNRALAWLKNKNMVSQEEYKGSEDALKWAARTYLVAAIGALASLLYWALQVFGGRD
- a CDS encoding 2-dehydropantoate 2-reductase, whose amino-acid sequence is MNIVVVGAGGVGGYFGGKLAQAEFNVTFIVRGKTLQAIKGNGLKVKSVNGDFVVHPKVTDDVSTIQNPDVVILGVKSWQIEAIAKGLKDVITKNTMVLPLQNGADNADRLRNILPQENVLAGLCKIVSKIEAPGVINHFAFEPEIVFGEYDSKLTSRVKKVKSAFDKAGFKSTISENIQLDIWKKFLFITTISGIGAITRVVYGEIRKDDYLRQIMYQTANEIVAIANAKGIALTNNDIEMTLKIIDNFNHGTTASMQRDFMAGRPSELENFNGYIVKQGKELHLLTPANSFIYHCLLPQERKARGLS